One Xenopus tropicalis strain Nigerian chromosome 8, UCB_Xtro_10.0, whole genome shotgun sequence genomic window carries:
- the LOC101730534 gene encoding olfactory receptor 5B12 codes for MYFFLSNLSVVDIGFSSNIVPKLLVNTVTLDKSVSLLECALQMYFQIALGSTESMLLTVMAYDRFAAICNPLHYNTVMNKRFCVCMAVGCWTVGFTNAIIHVVLTFKLPFCKSHNLDHYFCEEHPFFKLSCQDTWLNEVAMFVATFIIGICCLSFTLVSYAQIIRTIINIPSTHGRRKAFSTCASHLAVISIFYGTILFIYLGPGVAYFTEANKFVSMIYTVVTPMLNPIIYSIRNKEIKDTIRKQLAKLNFKKANVIS; via the coding sequence ATGTATTTCTTCCTAAGTAATCTCTCTGTAGTAGACATTGGCTTCTCTTCCAACATAGTGCCTAAACTCCTTGTTAATACTGTGACATTGGATAAAAGTGTTTCTCTGCTGGAATGTGCTCTACAGATGTATTTCCAAATAGCCCTAGGAAGTACTGAGAGTATGCTTCTGACAGTTATGGCCTACGACAGGTTTGCAGCCATCTGTAACCCATTACACTACAACACAGTCATGAATAAGAGGTTCTGCGTTTGTATGGCAGTTGGTTGCTGGACTGTGGGCTTTACTAATGCCATCATCCATGTTGTGCTTACATTTAAGCTGCCTTTCTGCAAGTCCCACAACCTTGACCATTATTTTTGTGAAGAGCATCCTTTCTTCAAGCTCTCCTGCCAAGATACCTGGCTGAATGAGGTGGCGATGTTCGTAGCAACTTTTATCATTGGAATTTGCTGTTTGTCCTTTACTCTTGTTTCCTACGCTCAGATTATCCGCACCATTATCAACATCCCTTCCACTCACGGGAGGAGAAAAGCTTTCTCTACTTGTGCTTCCCATCTGGCAGTCATCTCTATATTCTATGGAaccattttgtttatttatttaggtcCTGGCGTTGCCTACTTTACTGAGGCAAATAAGTTTGTGTCCATGATTTATACAGTAGTAACTCCAATGCTAAATCCCATTATCTATAGTATAAGGAACAAGGAGATCAAAGACACCATACGAAAACAATTGGCAAAGCTTAATTTTAAAAAAGCCAATGTTATTTCCTAG